One segment of Mycolicibacterium sp. YH-1 DNA contains the following:
- a CDS encoding decaprenyl-phosphate phosphoribosyltransferase translates to MSEQAAPVVGPPKNLFSGIIKALRPRQWVKNLLVLAAPLAAFGVEASYDYLDVLIKVGIAFVAFSLAASSIYLINDARDVDADREHPTKRFRPIAAGVVPVGLAYTMAVVLALASLAISFLATPNLAIVMAIYIAVQLAYCFGLKHQAVLDICIVSSGFLLRAIAGGVAADIPLSQWFLLMMAFGSLFMAAGKRYAELQLAERTGAKIRKSLESYTSSYLRFVWTLSATAVVVCYGLWAFYRDGPAGGSWFAVSMIPFTIAILRYAVDVDGGQAGEPEEIAFGDRVLQLLAVAWIGTIGAAVIFS, encoded by the coding sequence GTGAGCGAGCAAGCCGCGCCGGTGGTCGGCCCACCCAAGAATCTGTTCAGCGGGATCATCAAGGCGTTGCGCCCACGCCAGTGGGTGAAGAACCTGCTGGTGCTCGCCGCGCCGTTGGCGGCGTTCGGCGTCGAGGCCTCCTACGACTACCTCGACGTGCTGATCAAGGTCGGTATCGCGTTCGTGGCGTTCAGCCTCGCGGCGTCGTCCATCTATCTGATCAACGACGCCCGCGATGTCGATGCCGACCGGGAACACCCCACCAAGCGGTTCCGGCCGATCGCGGCGGGCGTGGTCCCGGTGGGACTGGCCTACACGATGGCCGTGGTGCTGGCGCTGGCATCACTGGCCATCTCGTTCCTCGCCACGCCCAACCTCGCGATCGTCATGGCGATCTACATCGCGGTTCAGCTGGCCTACTGCTTCGGTCTCAAGCACCAGGCCGTCCTCGACATCTGCATCGTGTCATCGGGATTCCTGCTGCGCGCCATCGCCGGTGGCGTCGCGGCGGATATCCCACTGTCACAGTGGTTCCTGCTGATGATGGCGTTCGGGTCGCTGTTCATGGCGGCGGGCAAGCGCTACGCCGAACTGCAGCTCGCCGAGCGCACCGGCGCCAAGATCCGCAAGTCGCTGGAGAGTTACACGAGCAGCTACCTGCGGTTCGTCTGGACGTTGTCGGCCACCGCCGTGGTGGTCTGCTACGGCCTGTGGGCGTTCTACCGGGACGGCCCAGCGGGTGGTTCGTGGTTCGCCGTTTCGATGATTCCCTTCACCATCGCGATCCTGCGCTACGCCGTCGACGTCGACGGCGGTCAGGCCGGCGAGCCCGAGGAGATCGCGTTCGGCGACCGGGTGCTGCAGCTGCTCGCAGTGGCGTGGATCGGAACCATCGGTGCTGCAGTCATCTTCAGCTGA
- the zomB gene encoding flagellar motor control protein ZomB, which produces MLQSSSADRLMSAVARRMARGAAFPYHASVRISLWLSVVVVAALFGWGAWQRRWIADDGLIVLRTVRNLLAGNGPVFNKGERVEANTSTLWTYLVTFFSWLGGSLQMEYVVLTLALTLSVAGVVFAMLGTGRLYAPGLRGKRALLLPAGVLVYAAIPPARDFATSGLENGLVLAYLGLLWWMMVCWSQALRADPGTSVGVNAGGSVGVNAGGSVGVNTVSRPFEMTLAFVAGLSVLVRPELALIGGLALVMMLIAARDRQRRLLIIAAGGLLPVAYEVFRMGYYGLLVPGTAIAKDATGSKWAQGFTYLANFNQPYMLWVPIMLLAAVGLVMFATRTMPWWTTHRPPEGVGRLARTVQSPPAVVAFMVLSGVLQAVYWVRQGGDFMHGRVLLTPLFCVLMPIAVIPVVLPDGTRFTRVGGYLLAGSTMAMWLAIVGWSLWAANSPGMGSDATRVTHSGIVDERRFYAQATGHAHPLTAADYLDYPRMRSMLQAIDNTPDGALLLPSGNYDQWDVVPAIPPPPPAPGEPPSDQRGPHTVFFTNMGMTAMNLGLDVRVIDQIGLANPLAAHTERIEDGRIGHDKNLFPDWAVAEGPFLKERPYIPLYLDEDWIAQAQVALECPETDAMLNAVRGPMGPRRFLSNVLHAYEFGKYRINRVPLYELERCGLTPPPPRNPPYTGLPATGP; this is translated from the coding sequence GTGCTGCAGTCATCTTCAGCTGACCGGCTGATGTCCGCCGTCGCGCGCCGGATGGCGCGCGGAGCGGCGTTTCCCTATCACGCCAGCGTCCGGATCAGCCTCTGGCTGAGTGTGGTGGTGGTGGCCGCACTGTTCGGCTGGGGCGCCTGGCAGCGCCGCTGGATCGCCGACGACGGTCTGATAGTCCTGCGCACCGTCCGAAATCTGCTGGCGGGCAACGGTCCCGTCTTCAACAAGGGCGAGCGGGTCGAGGCCAACACCTCGACGTTGTGGACCTACCTCGTCACATTCTTCAGCTGGCTCGGTGGCTCGCTGCAGATGGAGTACGTCGTCCTGACGTTGGCGCTGACGCTGAGCGTCGCTGGTGTGGTGTTCGCGATGCTGGGCACGGGCAGGTTGTACGCACCGGGTCTACGCGGCAAGCGGGCGTTGCTTCTGCCCGCCGGTGTGCTGGTGTACGCCGCGATCCCGCCGGCCAGGGACTTCGCCACATCGGGTCTCGAAAATGGTTTGGTGCTGGCCTATCTCGGGCTGCTGTGGTGGATGATGGTCTGCTGGTCGCAGGCGCTGCGGGCTGATCCGGGCACGTCGGTGGGGGTCAACGCGGGCGGGTCGGTGGGCGTCAACGCGGGCGGGTCGGTGGGAGTCAACACCGTCAGCCGCCCCTTCGAGATGACGCTGGCATTCGTCGCCGGCCTGTCGGTGCTGGTGCGTCCCGAGCTCGCGTTGATCGGCGGCCTGGCGCTGGTGATGATGCTCATCGCCGCCCGCGACCGGCAGCGCCGGCTGCTCATCATCGCCGCGGGCGGGCTGTTGCCGGTCGCCTACGAGGTGTTCCGGATGGGCTACTACGGTCTCCTGGTTCCGGGCACCGCGATTGCCAAGGACGCCACCGGTTCCAAGTGGGCGCAGGGTTTCACCTATCTCGCCAACTTCAACCAGCCCTACATGTTGTGGGTGCCGATCATGCTGCTCGCGGCGGTGGGTCTGGTGATGTTCGCGACCAGGACCATGCCGTGGTGGACCACGCACCGTCCGCCTGAGGGTGTGGGCCGGTTGGCGCGGACGGTCCAGAGTCCGCCCGCCGTAGTCGCTTTCATGGTTCTCAGCGGTGTCCTGCAGGCGGTGTACTGGGTGCGCCAGGGCGGCGACTTCATGCACGGCCGGGTTCTGCTCACCCCGCTGTTCTGTGTTCTGATGCCCATCGCGGTGATCCCTGTGGTGCTGCCCGACGGCACCCGGTTCACCCGGGTCGGTGGTTATCTGCTGGCCGGGTCGACGATGGCGATGTGGCTCGCGATCGTGGGATGGTCACTGTGGGCGGCGAATTCGCCCGGTATGGGCAGTGACGCCACCCGTGTGACCCACAGCGGCATCGTCGATGAGCGCCGCTTCTACGCCCAGGCGACCGGGCATGCGCACCCACTGACCGCCGCCGACTACCTCGACTATCCGCGGATGCGGTCGATGTTGCAGGCGATCGACAACACCCCCGACGGTGCATTGCTGCTGCCGTCGGGCAACTACGACCAATGGGACGTGGTGCCCGCCATACCGCCGCCACCCCCGGCGCCCGGTGAGCCGCCGTCGGATCAGCGCGGACCGCACACGGTGTTCTTCACCAACATGGGTATGACGGCCATGAACCTCGGACTGGACGTCCGTGTGATCGATCAGATCGGTCTGGCCAACCCGTTGGCCGCACACACTGAGCGCATCGAGGACGGCCGCATCGGGCACGACAAGAATCTCTTCCCGGACTGGGCCGTCGCTGAGGGACCGTTCCTGAAGGAGCGTCCGTACATCCCGCTCTACCTCGACGAGGACTGGATCGCTCAGGCTCAGGTCGCACTGGAGTGCCCCGAGACTGACGCCATGCTCAACGCGGTGCGGGGACCGATGGGACCGCGCAGATTCCTGTCGAACGTTCTCCACGCGTATGAGTTCGGCAAATACCGGATCAACCGTGTGCCGCTTTACGAGCTGGAGCGG